A single Vulcanisaeta distributa DSM 14429 DNA region contains:
- a CDS encoding acyl-CoA dehydrogenase family protein, protein MIPIRHPSLTKDHEKFIELVDELSRRFIEPVADKIDRENYYPREVIRELGKNGVLAPILPREYGGYGMDVLGTALSIEIISRYSGSMGILTEVQGFLVTDAFYTYGNKQMKEELVPKLARGELIGSFALSEPCCGSDAAAIETRAERRGGEWVINGKKMWITQGLYADVYLVFTRTGPKEARHRAITAFLVRRNKCIEANPIHVMGIRGTGTSELTFNDCVVGDDDVVGKINEGFKIAMEALNQGRIAVASVTLGLAEAALMEALEWVRNRRAFDQPMTNLEWIQFQLADMMAYIETMRSIVYDAALHFDRKYEDYYAFASIAKLTSVLLGMDVIRRAVQLTGAYGVWSNSKLNRIYRDAKLMEIGEGTNEVQRMVIYKWLSKYLG, encoded by the coding sequence ATGATACCGATAAGACACCCATCATTAACAAAGGACCATGAGAAGTTCATTGAGTTAGTTGATGAGTTGAGTAGAAGGTTTATAGAACCTGTGGCCGATAAAATCGATAGGGAGAATTACTACCCGCGTGAGGTAATTAGGGAGTTGGGCAAGAATGGCGTATTAGCTCCAATATTACCGAGGGAATATGGTGGTTATGGGATGGACGTTTTAGGTACGGCGCTGTCCATTGAGATTATATCGAGGTATAGTGGGTCTATGGGAATACTAACTGAGGTACAGGGATTCCTGGTAACCGACGCATTCTATACGTATGGCAATAAACAAATGAAGGAGGAGTTAGTTCCTAAGCTGGCTAGGGGTGAGTTAATAGGTTCGTTTGCATTAAGTGAGCCTTGCTGCGGCAGTGATGCCGCTGCCATTGAGACTAGAGCCGAGAGGAGGGGTGGTGAGTGGGTAATCAATGGGAAGAAGATGTGGATTACCCAGGGGCTCTATGCTGACGTGTACTTAGTGTTCACGAGAACGGGACCCAAGGAGGCTAGGCATAGGGCAATAACCGCATTCCTCGTGAGGAGGAATAAGTGCATTGAGGCTAACCCAATACACGTCATGGGTATAAGAGGGACGGGCACCTCCGAATTGACATTTAATGATTGTGTTGTTGGTGACGATGATGTTGTTGGCAAGATTAATGAGGGGTTCAAAATAGCCATGGAAGCGTTGAATCAGGGTAGGATTGCCGTGGCCTCCGTGACTTTAGGCCTCGCGGAAGCTGCCCTCATGGAAGCACTTGAATGGGTTAGGAATAGGAGGGCCTTTGATCAGCCAATGACTAATTTGGAATGGATTCAATTCCAGTTGGCAGACATGATGGCATACATAGAGACAATGAGATCCATAGTATACGATGCAGCATTACACTTTGATCGTAAGTATGAGGACTATTACGCATTTGCATCAATAGCTAAATTAACGTCAGTGCTCCTAGGCATGGATGTGATCAGGAGGGCTGTTCAATTAACGGGGGCTTATGGCGTGTGGAGCAATAGTAAGTTGAATAGAATTTACAGGGATGCCAAGCTTATGGAGATTGGTGAGGGGACCAACGAGGTTCAGAGAATGGTTATTTATAAGTGGTTAAGTAAATACCTAGGCTAA
- a CDS encoding uracil-DNA glycosylase has product MRINAVSWYNDFIGRLVQCRACPRLVSYRESVKPLPRFMNDDYWRRPVPPWGDLGNARIMIVGLAPAAHGGNRTGRMFTGDSSAQFLFRALYEAGLSSKPYSISRNDGVTIKCVYITSVVKCAPPNNRPNNEEIHTCVSNWFRYELEHVRPRAIVALGHIAFLGIKLALGIKAEFKHGGYIDFNGVRIFMSYHPSPRNTNTGRLRIEDLVMILRMAMEYAGC; this is encoded by the coding sequence ATGCGCATTAACGCTGTGAGTTGGTATAACGACTTCATAGGTAGATTAGTACAGTGCAGGGCATGCCCAAGACTAGTGAGTTATAGGGAGAGCGTTAAGCCGTTGCCAAGGTTTATGAATGATGATTACTGGAGGAGGCCAGTGCCACCATGGGGTGACCTAGGTAATGCCAGGATAATGATTGTGGGGTTAGCACCAGCCGCTCATGGTGGTAATAGGACTGGGCGTATGTTCACTGGCGATAGTAGCGCCCAATTCCTGTTTAGGGCTTTGTACGAGGCAGGCCTGTCTAGTAAGCCCTATAGTATTTCTAGGAATGATGGTGTTACGATTAAGTGCGTGTACATAACGTCGGTCGTTAAGTGCGCACCGCCAAATAATAGGCCCAATAATGAGGAGATCCATACCTGCGTAAGCAATTGGTTTAGGTATGAGCTTGAGCATGTCAGGCCAAGGGCAATCGTGGCCCTGGGCCACATAGCGTTTCTTGGCATTAAACTAGCCCTGGGTATTAAGGCTGAGTTTAAGCATGGTGGTTATATTGATTTTAATGGCGTTAGGATATTCATGAGTTACCACCCAAGCCCAAGAAATACTAATACCGGTAGGTTGAGGATTGAGGACTTGGTGATGATTTTGAGGATGGCCATGGAATACGCAGGTTGTTGA
- a CDS encoding tRNA pseudouridine(55) synthase TruB gives MDQLTRDIVRGVLSYIYGPDILKKLSGEFRIEVSRTGGLRRIYLGDKLVFTIRASDGRPLPTLEGARLIDKVVIVSREAAPFVRQGRSVMAKFVVDIRNAVPGDEVAVYSEDGEFLGVGRLMLSKDEVLSVGRGVVVKLRHHVGTSED, from the coding sequence ATGGATCAATTAACTAGGGACATAGTCAGGGGAGTATTGTCGTACATTTATGGACCTGACATACTAAAGAAGTTGAGTGGTGAATTTAGAATTGAGGTCAGCAGGACGGGTGGTTTAAGGAGAATTTACCTGGGCGATAAGCTCGTCTTCACGATTAGGGCTAGTGATGGTCGTCCATTACCGACATTAGAGGGTGCGCGGTTGATTGATAAGGTGGTTATCGTGAGTAGGGAGGCAGCGCCATTCGTGAGGCAGGGCAGGAGTGTCATGGCTAAATTCGTCGTCGACATTAGGAATGCCGTTCCTGGCGATGAGGTGGCTGTATACTCGGAGGATGGTGAGTTCCTCGGTGTTGGTAGGCTAATGCTTTCTAAGGATGAGGTGTTAAGTGTTGGCAGGGGTGTGGTGGTTAAGTTGCGTCATCATGTAGGGACTTCTGAGGATTAA
- a CDS encoding tryptophan--tRNA ligase: MANEFTVTPWEVKGKVDYMRLAREFGVQLITENEINTLRELTGEVHYLIRRGFFYAHRDLQSILNRQRSGLRWALYNGRGPSADLHIGHLVPWMLSKWFVDKFNVDYFFELTDDEKFLVKEGYTLEQTNKYAYENALDLIALGFTPDKLHIIIDSEDIKYLYKIAVRVGKKLTLSTVKHTFGFTDSTNVGAAFFPTLEISVAFLPTELYGEQVPVLIPTAIDQDPYFRLARDIADELGYPKPSTIYSKFIPGLTGEDKMSASNPDSAIYVTDSEKDVRRKIMNALTGGQPTAELQRKYGGDPDNCVVYKYHLLFQDSDEKVKKIYEDCRAGKLLCGECKAMLFERIREFMKEHNERRERAKDVIEQYRISVKFR; encoded by the coding sequence CTGGCGAATGAGTTCACAGTAACGCCCTGGGAGGTTAAGGGTAAGGTAGACTACATGAGGCTTGCCCGTGAGTTCGGTGTTCAATTAATAACGGAAAACGAAATCAACACGCTGCGTGAATTAACGGGTGAGGTTCATTACCTAATAAGGAGGGGATTCTTCTATGCACATAGGGATTTACAATCAATACTGAATCGACAGAGGAGCGGCCTAAGGTGGGCACTGTATAACGGCAGGGGACCCAGCGCTGATTTGCACATTGGTCACCTAGTTCCCTGGATGCTCAGTAAGTGGTTTGTGGATAAGTTCAATGTTGATTACTTCTTTGAGTTGACGGATGATGAGAAGTTCCTGGTCAAGGAGGGGTATACCCTTGAGCAGACGAATAAGTATGCCTACGAAAATGCCCTGGACCTAATAGCCCTTGGCTTCACACCAGATAAGCTACACATAATTATTGATAGTGAGGACATCAAGTACCTATACAAGATAGCCGTTAGGGTGGGCAAGAAGTTGACCTTATCGACAGTAAAGCACACCTTTGGGTTCACGGACTCGACAAACGTTGGCGCCGCCTTCTTCCCAACACTGGAGATATCCGTGGCATTCCTACCCACCGAACTTTATGGTGAGCAGGTACCCGTGCTAATACCAACGGCCATCGACCAGGATCCGTACTTCAGACTTGCTAGGGACATAGCCGATGAGTTGGGGTATCCCAAGCCATCCACGATATATAGCAAGTTCATACCTGGACTAACGGGTGAGGATAAGATGAGCGCCTCAAACCCAGACTCAGCAATATACGTGACGGACAGCGAGAAGGACGTTAGGAGGAAGATAATGAATGCCCTAACCGGTGGTCAACCAACGGCGGAGCTCCAGCGTAAGTATGGCGGTGACCCGGACAATTGCGTTGTCTATAAGTACCACCTATTGTTCCAGGACAGTGATGAGAAGGTTAAGAAGATCTATGAGGACTGCAGGGCAGGGAAGCTACTATGTGGTGAGTGCAAGGCAATGCTTTTCGAGAGGATTAGGGAGTTCATGAAGGAGCATAATGAGAGGAGGGAGAGGGCTAAGGATGTGATTGAGCAGTACAGGATCTCCGTGAAGTTCAGATAA
- a CDS encoding dipeptidase: MVNYPVIDLHEDIAYYLMNSGRLEEEFQDFDIDMPGRQSDIPKLIRGNVKVVFGAVFPIHDTYNPMIGERISSGYGTRSIKSYTPAASKLIGLEMIKIYLILTKRFSNRLRIVENYTDIEQVMNSDLIGLLMSVEGADMLDDVYDLLLLHRLGIRALGITWNFDNRYGASCFTKKDYGLTADGEELVRLANELGIIIDLAHASRSTMIDVLNTSKKPVIISHANIQGVHKHLRNVSDDVLELLVRNHGVIGITMIPSTIGPRPNIDSLVRHVLYIHERFGPDIIAIGTDFLGIEKTPEDLTNIGEITRFLNKLAEYGMSDGDIRKIAFENALRVIRNNLS, translated from the coding sequence ATGGTTAACTACCCAGTTATTGACCTACATGAGGACATAGCATACTACCTAATGAACTCCGGGAGACTTGAGGAGGAATTTCAGGACTTCGACATTGACATGCCTGGCAGGCAATCGGATATACCCAAGCTCATTAGAGGGAATGTTAAGGTGGTTTTTGGTGCCGTATTCCCAATACACGATACGTATAACCCAATGATCGGTGAGAGGATATCCTCGGGCTATGGAACACGCTCAATAAAGTCCTACACACCAGCAGCATCTAAGTTAATAGGCCTGGAAATGATCAAGATCTACCTAATACTGACAAAAAGATTCAGCAATAGGCTTAGGATAGTTGAGAATTACACCGACATTGAGCAGGTTATGAATAGCGACTTAATAGGGCTATTGATGTCCGTTGAGGGCGCCGACATGCTTGATGACGTTTACGACCTATTACTGCTCCATAGACTTGGCATTAGGGCCTTGGGCATTACCTGGAACTTTGATAATAGGTACGGTGCATCATGCTTCACAAAGAAGGACTACGGACTGACAGCAGATGGCGAGGAACTAGTCAGACTAGCCAACGAACTCGGCATCATAATCGATCTAGCCCATGCGAGTAGGAGCACCATGATCGATGTATTAAATACTTCCAAGAAGCCCGTCATAATCAGCCACGCAAATATCCAGGGCGTTCATAAGCACTTGAGGAATGTTAGTGATGACGTGTTGGAACTACTCGTCAGAAATCATGGAGTGATTGGCATAACCATGATACCATCGACGATAGGTCCAAGGCCGAATATCGACTCGCTAGTTAGGCATGTACTTTATATACATGAGCGGTTTGGGCCTGACATAATAGCCATTGGAACAGACTTTCTAGGGATCGAGAAAACTCCTGAGGACTTAACAAACATAGGCGAGATCACGAGATTCCTAAATAAATTGGCTGAGTACGGGATGAGTGATGGTGACATTAGGAAGATAGCCTTTGAGAATGCCCTTAGGGTTATTAGGAATAATCTTTCGTAA
- the fbp gene encoding fructose-1,6-bisphosphate aldolase/phosphatase has protein sequence MKVTVSIIKADIGGLPGHAWVHPKILEFAADRLREEQKRGLIIDYFVYNVGDDMSLLMTHTKGENNPDIHGLAWSIFKEATENIAKKVKLYGAGQDLLKDTFSGNIRGLGPQVAEMELEERPSEPLVVFAADKTEPGAFNLPFYRIFADPFNTAGLVIDPAMHQGFRFEILDVYEGKVYLLDAPENSYDILGLIGTPGRYIIRRIYRKADLIQASVTSVERLNLIAGRYVGKDDPVAMVRAQHGLPAVGEILEAFAYPHLVEGWMRGSHVGPLMPTKMISIDQEKKIALGPKMTRFDGPPKVISLGFQLHDGYLEGPVDLFDDPAFDYSRQLAAQITDYIRRMGPVMPHRLPPEEMEYTTLPQILSKLKPIPVDEYEKNRLQYIQFVTSQASGQATTGPSHD, from the coding sequence ATGAAGGTCACGGTCTCGATAATAAAGGCGGACATAGGTGGTTTGCCTGGACATGCGTGGGTACATCCTAAGATACTTGAGTTTGCAGCCGATAGGCTTAGGGAGGAGCAGAAGAGGGGGTTGATAATTGATTACTTTGTTTATAACGTTGGTGACGATATGTCATTACTTATGACCCACACGAAGGGTGAGAACAACCCTGATATTCATGGCCTTGCCTGGTCGATATTCAAGGAAGCCACGGAGAATATAGCCAAGAAGGTTAAACTCTATGGAGCTGGTCAGGACCTACTCAAGGATACCTTTAGTGGGAATATTAGGGGCTTAGGTCCTCAAGTTGCCGAGATGGAGCTTGAGGAGAGACCTAGTGAGCCACTTGTGGTATTTGCTGCGGATAAGACTGAGCCTGGAGCCTTCAATTTACCGTTTTATAGAATATTCGCCGACCCATTTAACACGGCTGGCCTAGTCATCGACCCTGCAATGCACCAGGGATTTAGGTTTGAGATCCTGGATGTCTACGAAGGTAAGGTCTACCTACTTGATGCGCCTGAGAATAGTTACGACATATTAGGTCTAATAGGTACGCCGGGCAGGTACATAATAAGGAGGATTTATAGGAAGGCAGACCTAATTCAGGCTTCCGTAACAAGTGTTGAGAGGTTGAACCTAATTGCCGGCCGCTATGTTGGTAAGGACGACCCAGTGGCCATGGTTAGGGCTCAGCATGGCTTACCAGCGGTTGGTGAGATACTCGAGGCCTTCGCCTATCCTCACCTGGTTGAGGGCTGGATGAGGGGTAGTCACGTTGGTCCATTAATGCCGACAAAGATGATAAGTATTGATCAGGAGAAGAAGATAGCCCTTGGTCCAAAGATGACCAGGTTCGATGGGCCACCGAAGGTCATATCCCTTGGTTTCCAGTTGCATGATGGTTACCTGGAGGGTCCAGTGGACTTATTTGATGATCCAGCCTTTGACTATAGTAGGCAGTTGGCTGCCCAAATAACGGATTACATAAGGAGGATGGGCCCAGTAATGCCGCATAGATTGCCACCTGAGGAGATGGAGTACACAACATTACCGCAGATACTCTCGAAATTAAAGCCAATACCTGTCGATGAGTATGAGAAGAATAGACTTCAATACATACAATTCGTGACATCACAGGCAAGTGGTCAGGCAACCACAGGACCGAGCCATGATTAG
- a CDS encoding DNA cytosine methyltransferase: MGYTVVDLFAGAGGFSRGFKDVGFDVALGVEVDINAARTFSYNFPEAVMITDDIRNVSGKDIIKYIGGRPDVIIGGSPCEAFTETNPRRARDPLDRLYVDELGRLTLEFIRLVGELRPRVFVLENVVHIMDGPLRDALISEFTRAGYERIYFNVLHAEDYGTPSIRRRVFVSNIPIRPEKLGRVLTVWDAIGDLPEPGDPRIPNHEYVTISDRKVRGIARLGWDDALYRFRGATGSFRNFVRLNPWKPAPTVMGSVRFVHPFEDRVLTVREQARLMGFPDDHVFFGPKDSQFNQIGEAVPPPLARAIAGVVLKYLESGAFL; this comes from the coding sequence ATGGGGTATACCGTAGTTGATCTATTCGCAGGGGCAGGAGGATTTAGTAGAGGATTTAAGGATGTGGGTTTTGATGTGGCCCTTGGCGTGGAAGTCGATATTAACGCAGCACGAACATTTAGTTATAACTTCCCAGAGGCTGTGATGATCACCGATGATATTAGGAATGTTAGTGGTAAGGACATTATTAAGTACATTGGCGGTAGGCCCGACGTGATAATTGGTGGTAGTCCCTGTGAGGCATTTACTGAGACCAATCCAAGGAGAGCTAGGGACCCACTTGATAGACTTTATGTTGATGAGTTGGGTAGGCTGACCCTTGAGTTCATTCGACTAGTTGGTGAGTTGAGACCTAGGGTCTTTGTTCTTGAGAATGTGGTTCACATAATGGATGGTCCGTTGAGGGATGCCTTGATTAGTGAGTTTACCCGGGCTGGTTATGAGAGGATATACTTCAATGTGCTTCATGCTGAGGATTACGGAACGCCTAGTATTAGGCGTAGGGTCTTCGTTAGTAATATACCGATAAGGCCTGAGAAGCTGGGTAGGGTGTTGACTGTGTGGGATGCCATCGGTGATTTGCCCGAACCTGGGGACCCTAGGATACCCAATCATGAGTATGTGACCATTAGTGATAGGAAGGTTAGGGGTATAGCAAGGCTTGGTTGGGATGATGCCCTTTACAGGTTTAGGGGTGCCACAGGCTCGTTTAGGAACTTCGTGAGGCTTAATCCATGGAAACCTGCACCAACCGTCATGGGTAGTGTGCGTTTTGTGCATCCATTTGAGGATAGAGTATTAACTGTTAGGGAGCAGGCGAGGCTCATGGGTTTTCCTGATGATCACGTATTCTTTGGTCCAAAGGACTCTCAATTTAATCAAATAGGTGAGGCTGTACCACCGCCACTCGCACGTGCAATCGCTGGGGTTGTACTTAAGTACTTAGAGAGTGGTGCGTTTTTATAA
- a CDS encoding DNA-directed RNA polymerase subunit M has product MKFCPRCGGLMVPVKREGKVYLRCQRCGYEEELKSSDAKSYVDKKNIEKKGAVIVESYEEKEPSEEEKELKEDYVKQLLDNLYETESEQEED; this is encoded by the coding sequence ATGAAATTTTGTCCTAGATGTGGAGGTTTGATGGTTCCAGTGAAGAGGGAGGGAAAGGTTTACCTTAGGTGCCAGAGGTGTGGTTATGAGGAGGAACTAAAGAGTAGTGACGCCAAGTCCTATGTTGATAAGAAGAATATTGAGAAGAAGGGTGCAGTGATTGTAGAGAGTTATGAGGAGAAGGAACCTAGTGAGGAGGAGAAGGAGCTTAAGGAGGACTATGTTAAGCAGCTTCTTGATAATCTTTACGAAACTGAGAGTGAGCAGGAGGAGGATTAG
- a CDS encoding alpha/beta fold hydrolase — protein sequence MSESPATQENWIGVNGRSVRYLVYGDGKPMVMVHGYNFNANDWINCCGNDFPGFKIYALDMPYGPRSRSDHFMPKDDNDYANHLHAIIKALGIENPILIGASLGGETVLRYLALNYPATAGIVIGPVRVPSIDLSRIRVPVMGIWGSNDKVSGRENMEAMRRAGFRVEVINGAGHPAYLDKPREFVRLVLDFLRSINVI from the coding sequence ATGTCTGAGTCGCCAGCTACTCAGGAGAACTGGATAGGCGTCAATGGTAGGTCGGTTAGGTATCTGGTATATGGTGATGGTAAACCCATGGTCATGGTTCATGGATATAACTTCAACGCTAATGACTGGATTAACTGCTGCGGTAATGACTTCCCTGGGTTTAAAATATATGCGTTGGATATGCCCTATGGACCTAGGTCGAGGAGTGATCACTTCATGCCTAAGGATGATAATGATTATGCCAATCACCTACATGCCATAATTAAGGCGTTGGGCATTGAAAACCCGATACTTATTGGCGCGAGTTTGGGTGGCGAGACCGTACTTAGGTACCTAGCGCTTAACTACCCAGCGACTGCGGGTATAGTTATTGGTCCCGTGAGGGTACCCAGTATTGACCTGTCAAGGATAAGGGTTCCCGTAATGGGTATTTGGGGGAGTAATGATAAGGTCTCGGGTAGGGAGAACATGGAGGCCATGAGGAGGGCCGGCTTTAGGGTTGAGGTGATCAATGGAGCTGGTCACCCTGCTTACCTCGATAAGCCCAGGGAATTCGTGAGGTTAGTGCTTGATTTTTTAAGGTCCATTAATGTCATTTAG
- a CDS encoding ATPase AAA: protein MQRLLVPNRGSVIRLLGPSWRAAREKLLSMIREDYQLIAIIGRAGAGKTTLLLSLEGMGDGVFMYTDMTEVRDRDLSAIVSTVFADNTHVVRDVQERLKKTGVKGLLKAFAKASPDEVVESARLKPMETLKLLNDAIELLGMSPLVIGVDEGLLSQDDPRAMDFINSIHAFRNNMQAMPSTKIVITLLPDVVNLISKVDTPLFDILRLGAITLPDYVTREDLKEVIQEYGLSEVDLSKIEALGPLTMRQLICLMNTKMDVIKCGIDTAGEISIE, encoded by the coding sequence ATGCAGAGACTCTTGGTTCCTAATAGGGGCTCAGTTATAAGATTGCTTGGTCCTTCGTGGAGAGCGGCTAGGGAGAAGCTATTGAGTATGATTCGTGAGGATTACCAATTAATTGCAATAATTGGCAGGGCAGGCGCTGGGAAGACAACCTTACTCCTCAGTCTTGAGGGTATGGGTGATGGCGTCTTCATGTATACTGACATGACTGAGGTTAGGGATAGGGACTTATCGGCGATTGTATCCACGGTATTCGCAGACAACACCCACGTGGTTAGGGATGTACAGGAGAGATTGAAGAAGACAGGTGTCAAGGGGTTGCTCAAGGCCTTCGCTAAGGCAAGCCCTGATGAGGTTGTTGAAAGCGCCAGGCTTAAGCCAATGGAGACCCTGAAATTACTTAATGATGCGATTGAGCTATTAGGTATGTCACCACTGGTGATTGGAGTTGATGAGGGCCTGCTTAGTCAGGATGATCCGAGGGCAATGGACTTCATAAATTCAATACACGCATTTAGGAATAATATGCAGGCAATGCCATCAACTAAAATAGTAATAACACTACTCCCTGACGTGGTTAACCTAATATCGAAGGTCGATACACCACTATTTGACATACTGAGACTAGGCGCAATAACACTACCAGACTACGTAACAAGGGAGGACCTAAAGGAGGTTATTCAGGAATACGGACTGAGCGAGGTAGATCTAAGCAAGATAGAGGCGCTGGGCCCATTAACCATGAGACAGCTCATATGCTTAATGAACACAAAAATGGATGTAATAAAGTGCGGAATAGACACAGCAGGAGAAATATCAATAGAATGA
- a CDS encoding PaREP1 family protein: MEQLPKPWFDLNKYREVRLREAMYETELAESFLNQGFIRNAAGKAFQAWKALVAAYAVDKISELRKLFPGIKRLGGFRVRVEKVYWIVAVMPTTVLKPVAQVVGGDIDVYTNMALWLYEYQYNGPDKQSILSPYPDDESASRDIRTLISKVRELAEKAMQ; the protein is encoded by the coding sequence GTGGAGCAATTACCCAAGCCTTGGTTCGACCTCAATAAGTATAGGGAGGTTAGGTTAAGGGAGGCAATGTATGAGACTGAGCTGGCGGAGTCCTTTCTAAATCAGGGATTCATAAGAAACGCAGCGGGCAAGGCATTCCAGGCCTGGAAGGCATTGGTAGCGGCATACGCGGTGGATAAAATAAGTGAATTAAGGAAGTTGTTTCCAGGTATAAAGAGGTTAGGGGGTTTTAGGGTAAGGGTTGAGAAGGTTTATTGGATTGTGGCTGTTATGCCAACAACAGTACTGAAGCCTGTGGCTCAGGTAGTAGGTGGTGATATTGATGTATATACAAACATGGCATTATGGTTATATGAGTACCAATACAATGGGCCAGATAAACAGAGTATACTAAGTCCATACCCAGATGATGAATCTGCATCTAGGGATATAAGGACATTGATAAGTAAGGTTAGGGAACTCGCGGAAAAAGCCATGCAATAA
- a CDS encoding MFS transporter — MDKTQFIVLVLLTLATFMTALDSTIVVLALPVMLTALHTDLSILVWVILIYILTVTIFSTQLGKLGDLKGRAKMFNFGMILFGIGSALCGLSTSAIELIGFRTIQALGGSLMTSNTMAIASDYFRPEERGFVFGTTSMGWNLGAVAGILAGGIITTFIGWRWIFYINVPIAIFSFITGLAYLKDRGVRVKQDFDIYGAITLGLSLGLLSMAGITYAGVGYNNVVGLMILLGLALFAIFIYIETRAKSPLISLRLFRIKMFTLSSFSYFFQYMANNAILFLLIMYLQGVRGLNPFYASIWLVPGYLLGSIAATFGGRLADRSDARVIASIGLMLQAVAYVLYDTLLTLTTPFYYITIIASISGVGAGMFFAANGKMVMLDVPRDMYGIASGTNRTIGNIGILLSFIIAIVVSSMAIPRSVAFQIFVGTSVLTPSLMAPFINSLHMAFRASLALVAVAIATSWSRTRVPMTQQRRIVDRP; from the coding sequence ATGGATAAGACACAATTTATAGTCTTGGTGCTGCTTACCCTAGCGACATTCATGACCGCACTGGACAGTACCATCGTCGTGTTGGCATTACCTGTAATGCTTACGGCACTTCACACAGACCTATCAATACTCGTCTGGGTAATATTAATTTATATACTCACCGTCACGATATTCTCAACGCAATTGGGAAAGCTCGGTGACTTAAAGGGCAGGGCTAAAATGTTTAATTTTGGCATGATACTCTTCGGTATAGGCAGCGCGTTATGTGGCTTATCGACAAGTGCCATAGAGCTTATTGGATTTAGGACTATACAAGCGCTTGGTGGATCATTAATGACAAGTAATACCATGGCCATAGCCAGTGATTACTTCAGGCCTGAGGAGAGGGGTTTCGTGTTTGGGACAACGTCAATGGGTTGGAACCTGGGCGCTGTGGCTGGTATATTGGCTGGTGGTATCATAACCACGTTCATTGGTTGGAGATGGATATTTTACATAAACGTCCCAATAGCGATATTCAGCTTCATAACCGGCCTGGCATACTTAAAGGATAGGGGTGTCAGGGTTAAGCAGGACTTCGACATTTACGGTGCAATAACCCTTGGGTTATCCCTCGGCCTTCTATCAATGGCGGGGATAACCTATGCCGGGGTTGGTTATAACAATGTCGTAGGTTTAATGATACTATTAGGGCTAGCTTTATTTGCTATATTTATATACATAGAGACTAGGGCAAAGTCACCATTAATAAGCCTAAGACTCTTCAGGATTAAAATGTTCACACTATCAAGCTTCTCTTACTTCTTCCAGTACATGGCCAATAACGCAATATTATTCCTACTAATAATGTATTTACAGGGGGTCAGGGGACTAAACCCATTTTACGCATCAATATGGCTAGTACCTGGTTACCTACTCGGTTCAATAGCGGCGACCTTCGGTGGTAGGTTAGCGGATAGGTCCGACGCTAGGGTAATAGCGTCAATAGGCCTCATGCTTCAGGCCGTGGCCTACGTACTGTATGATACGTTATTGACGTTGACGACACCGTTCTACTACATAACGATAATAGCGTCGATAAGTGGTGTTGGGGCTGGCATGTTCTTCGCGGCCAATGGTAAGATGGTGATGCTGGACGTGCCGAGGGACATGTATGGGATAGCCTCCGGCACGAACAGGACAATCGGCAATATAGGCATACTGCTCAGTTTCATAATAGCCATTGTGGTCTCATCAATGGCGATACCGAGGAGTGTTGCCTTCCAAATATTCGTGGGGACCTCGGTATTGACACCAAGCCTAATGGCGCCATTCATAAACAGCCTACACATGGCCTTCAGGGCATCCCTAGCCTTAGTAGCCGTGGCGATAGCAACATCCTGGAGTAGGACAAGGGTACCGATGACACAGCAAAGAAGGATAGTGGATAGGCCGTAA